The Malus domestica chromosome 10, GDT2T_hap1 nucleotide sequence TGAgcgtctttttattttattttttggttgttGTCAAAATTCATTAAATACTTCAGAGTAACTTTCAGTGATTACGAATCACCttctaacaaaatttgaaaGCAACTGGAGAAACTAATGAACCTTACAAGAGAAGCATCAATGGCGCCCTTCACCAACCAAACTTTTTCAGCAAATCCCTGGTTCTCTTCCTCATTCGAGTAAAAACTATGATCACGAGAGCGATGATCCATGGAGGGAAGTTACCTCCAGTAATGTTTAATTTCTGGATCCACTGCGGAGGATCCCTCAAAACCAATGTTATCAGGATGGTCATAAAAGCCACTCCAATTAAGATTTTCGTCACCGGTTGGATCATGGAATCCTGCATTAAGAGAATTTGAACATACAAGAACTCAGTAGCAGAACTGGCACCAAAAGAATACTGGAAGTGTCACTGTTTCACTTTAATGAGAGAACAATTGTTCCTCCTTCAGTATTCATGATCAGAAGGAAATGGCAGTATGGAAACACAAATTATACAGAAGGGTAATAAAGTCAGCAGATCCTGATTCCTTACAGACTGCTCATAAAATAGACGACAAACAAGGTACGAATTGAAATCCTCGAGATGGATTTAGCGGGCAGTTATTCATGTTACAGTTAACGACACTGCTATGTTGTGGCACAGTGCTATTAGCACGGTGCCTAAACACAATCACTTTAAGGGGTGAATGCAAATTTGCTCGTCATAAAAATGGGCATAAGCATCCACCAAAACAACGATGCGAAATCCTATTTTTTAGGACTATGCGGTCCTAAAACTCGGTGTTTATCAAACAAACAATCAAAGCTCTACAAGATGAATCACGTAGGGTTCTTAGGGGCATTTGAAATCATTTACATGCTTAGACCACAAATGAAACGCCGCAGTTAAACTAATTGAAACATGAAAACCGATGGCGATGGCTCGAATTCAACCAAGTAAGTTGCTAATATCTCTTGCTCTAAATTCCAAAGCCTCTAATTGTAAGAGGAACTACTATATTGCTAACTGAGAGTGACAACTGAAAGCATATATAACTCCAAAGCCAAAAAACATTAAATGTATTTACCCTAATGTATCTCTCACACATGCaaagtaaatttatttaaatacaATACAATTCAATAAAAGGTCGTATCCAGtgacaaggctcccgctttacgtagggtctggaagaggtgaatgttggctagccttaccccatttatggagaggctgctcccaagtctcgaacctcGAACCCGAGagctaccgctcatgggcgaaggcaagTACGACCTCTATATACAatacaattcaataaaattaaaaaaaaaaaaaaatacagtgCAATACAATTTTCTCGGCATCCAAACAGAAAATTCCTCTGGCTAATTTCATCAATTGGGTTTTGGCAATCATGTTCTAACAAGAGGAGAGTCTTAGAAAATTTTACCTTAGGCTCTCCGTCGATGTGGACCGTGGCTCCATCTCTATACGGCAGCATAGACCTGCCGTTTCTAGGGTTAAACCGGATCGGAACCCCGCGACCCGATTCGGTATTGAAAGCGTAAAGCGATTTGAATCCGTACTTGTCGAGAATGTCTCCGACCTCCAACTGGTTCTGGTCCCAACCTCCCAGACCCGACTTGAACGTGTCGATCGGGCCTTTCCCTTGTCGATACAGGCAGACTTCCACTTCTGGAACCTTCGTCCTCGCAGTTTTGGGATTCGGATTCGGGTTCGGAGAATACCCGTCGGATTTTGGACCCGTTTCCTCTATTTCCCCGGTTTTGTTGTCAGCTTTCTCGtccatttttttggattttaggtTGCAATTTTTTATATCCAAGCTCGTGTTATGTTATTTATAGATTTTGTTTTTGAGGTGCGCATAGGAGGCATCAAAGCCAAACGGGTCAACACATATACTTGCAGGAGGTTCACCTTTACGCCCTCTGTAACTCGAATGTATTCAATCgagattttaaagaatttttaattttttaatgaatttaaacgtATTTAATTTAGATTGTAAATAATTCTTTAAAATTCAActggtattcaattaggattttaagatttagaaattcaagtgtattgaattaagattttaaataagtttataacatttcacgtgtattcaattaaaaattcattttaaagaattttaaaaaaattgagagaattaaagagatttcgtagtgtattt carries:
- the LOC103400358 gene encoding uncharacterized protein; translation: MDEKADNKTGEIEETGPKSDGYSPNPNPNPKTARTKVPEVEVCLYRQGKGPIDTFKSGLGGWDQNQLEVGDILDKYGFKSLYAFNTESGRGVPIRFNPRNGRSMLPYRDGATVHIDGEPKDSMIQPVTKILIGVAFMTILITLVLRDPPQWIQKLNITGGNFPPWIIALVIIVFTRMRKRTRDLLKKFGW